The genomic interval CGGATGGTCGTAAAGCCGGCAAGCAGGGTCTGGAGCACGGCTGCCGTCGCCTCGGCGGTGCGGTAGGGAATGGACTTATAGAGGATCGGATTCCGCTCCCCGTAGTCGGGCGTGAGGGTGACATGGGTGTGTGTGTCGATGAGGCCGGGTAGGAGGTAGTGGCCAGGCAAATCGATGACGGTAGCGCCACGCGGGACGGCCGCATCCACGCCCACGGCATCGATGTGGTTGCCATTAACAACCACGATGGCATTACGAAGGAGCGTACCGGATTCCACATCGACGACAGCGGCCGGCCGGAGTACATACACCGAGGATTGGGCGAAGGCGGGCGCCGTCAGCAGACACAGCAGGGCGAGTCCTGGCAGTCGGAGAAACATGGCGTTGTGGGTAGGATGATTGGAGTACGACGCAAGCTCGTTTCGAAACGCATGACATGCAAGAGCGGTAAATTATCCAGAAGCGTTGTGGCGCGCCCCGGCATGAGATGTCGCCTCTATCCTTGAATCCACCCTGTTCAATGATAGAGGCTTCCATCATGCACACTTCATACAGCGTGTTCCGGGCAACGTCGCGAGCCCTCGGGTTGTCGTTTCTTTTGCTGACCCTCGCGGCGCCGGAATCAAACGCCCAGTTTGCCCACTCATTGGGCAACGAAAGCTTCGATAGCGGCCAGGGTGTCGGCATCGATTCCAGCGGCAATGTGTACGCCGCCGGCACCTTTAACGGCACCATCGACTTCGACCCGGGGCCGGGCGAAGTATCCTACACGTCCACGCGAACAGACGTCTTCGTGACGTCCTACGATACGACGGGCGCGCTCCGGTTTGCCTTGCCGATCGGAAACGTCTTTGCGACGTCGGAGTCATCCAGCGGCATCGCCGTCGAGGAGGATGGACGATTTTATGTCACCGGCGGTCAGCCCTTTGGCAGTATCGACTTTGACCCGGACCCGCGGGAGTTCGCGGAGACCGTCGGCAAGGTCTTCCTGGCCGGCTACACGAGCGAGGGCGCCTACCGGTGGTCCGCACCGATCACGGGGGGTGAAAGTTCGGGCGAAGGACTCGGGATCAGCGCCGATGCGACCGGAAACGTGTACATCGCCGGCTCCTATGTGTTTTTCCTCGATTTTGCACCGGCCGACACCAGCCGGGGCGACCTGCCAGGCATCGGCAGCGTCGATGCGTTCTTCGCCAGCTTCACTGACGATGGCGCCTTCCGCTTCGTCGGCCGCATCGGAGGGCCTGGCGCCGACTATGCCCGCGACGCCGTCGCGGATAGTGAGGGAAACGTCTACGTCACCGGCCGGGTGACGGGAACAGTGCAGTTTGATCCCGACGATCGAGATAACGACGGCGACAGAGGTGAGCGTACAACGGTCAGCACCGCCGACGCATTCCTCGCCAGCTACACGGACGAAGGCATCCTGCGCTTCGCGTATACCTTTGGCGGCGCCTTCATCGCCGACGACGACACCGGGCACGGGGTGTCAGTCGACGCGGATGATAATGTCTATGTCGTCGGCGAAGGCAGCGGCCAGCTTTCATTCGACCCGCTCGATGCGGACGGCGACGGCAACCTCGAGGTCCGCGCCGGCGACGGCAACGGCAGCGCCTTCCTGGCCAGTTACACGTCGGATGGAGTTATGCGCTTCGCGAATGTCTTTAATGGGGGGGCGAGCGCGGCGTTCGATGTCGCGACGAACGACGCCGGCGTGAGCTATCTCACAGGCACCTACTCCGGTAACACGGACTTCGACCCCCTCAATACCTCGTTGATCATCGACCAGGACGGCGGATCCGACGTCTTTGTCGCCAGCTACGATGCACTGGGCGATCTTCGCAAGGTCTTTACGCTCACCGGCACGGGTCTGCTCAACGGGATGGGCATCGCGTTCGAGGCAGACGAGGATGTGGCGATCACCGGGGGGTATTCGGTGTTGATGGATCTCGGGCGGGGTGATGCCGTCGACGAGCGAACGAGCGCCGGCCAGAACGATGCGTTTATAGCCCGCTACCCGGCGTTCGAGCCCTCTTCTGTAAGCTCGGAGCGACCGCCAGAGACCCCGCGTGTCGCCGGCGTCTCGTCGCCGTACCCGAATCCCTTTTCGCAGGCGACCGAGTTCGACCTGACGCTCACCGCCCCGCAGACCCTGCGAATTCGCGTGTTCGATATCCTCGGCCGCGAAGTGGCCTCCATTCACGAGGGTACGACCCCCACGGGCACCCATCGGATTCGCTGGAGCGCGGAGGGCGCCGCGCCCGGGCTCTATCTGATTCGTGTCGATGGCGAGGGCGTTTCGCAGACACGCCAGGTGGTTCTGTTACGCTGAGACAGTGCTAAAAAACAGCCGGGCGGACGACGCCAGGCCATACGCAACACTTCGGAATGCGTGGCCTTGTTGGAATTTGTCATCGCCGAACACCCGTGCCAGTCGCTGCCGCACGGCCGGCACGAGCGAACTACCTCCTGTGAGAAACACGGCGTCGATCTCCGTAGGATCGACGCCGGCTGTTTTCAGATGGTGCTCAACCGTCGTGGTCAGTAGTGCGAGTCTCGCCTCCAGGATGGCG from Rhodothermales bacterium carries:
- a CDS encoding T9SS type A sorting domain-containing protein — its product is MHTSYSVFRATSRALGLSFLLLTLAAPESNAQFAHSLGNESFDSGQGVGIDSSGNVYAAGTFNGTIDFDPGPGEVSYTSTRTDVFVTSYDTTGALRFALPIGNVFATSESSSGIAVEEDGRFYVTGGQPFGSIDFDPDPREFAETVGKVFLAGYTSEGAYRWSAPITGGESSGEGLGISADATGNVYIAGSYVFFLDFAPADTSRGDLPGIGSVDAFFASFTDDGAFRFVGRIGGPGADYARDAVADSEGNVYVTGRVTGTVQFDPDDRDNDGDRGERTTVSTADAFLASYTDEGILRFAYTFGGAFIADDDTGHGVSVDADDNVYVVGEGSGQLSFDPLDADGDGNLEVRAGDGNGSAFLASYTSDGVMRFANVFNGGASAAFDVATNDAGVSYLTGTYSGNTDFDPLNTSLIIDQDGGSDVFVASYDALGDLRKVFTLTGTGLLNGMGIAFEADEDVAITGGYSVLMDLGRGDAVDERTSAGQNDAFIARYPAFEPSSVSSERPPETPRVAGVSSPYPNPFSQATEFDLTLTAPQTLRIRVFDILGREVASIHEGTTPTGTHRIRWSAEGAAPGLYLIRVDGEGVSQTRQVVLLR